TCGAGAGCCTCTTCAGCGAGAGGGCGCTCGCCCGCGCGCGACGCTATTCGCCGAAGGAGCGCTTCTCCGAGGGCGACGTGGTCGAGCACCCGACCTTCGGCCTCGGGCTGGTGGAGGGCGTCCGCCACGACAAGATCGACGTGACGTTCAAGGCCGGCGGGAAGACCCTCGTGCACGGCCTCGGCGCGCCTGCCTCCGGGGCCTGAACGTCAACCGAGGACTGCCTCGTAGAGCCGGTTGAAGCGTTGGGCCATGTGCCCGATCTCCAGGTGCTCCTCGACGAACGCGCGCGCACGGGTCCCGAAGGCGCGCGCCTCGTCCGGCTCCTCTAGGAGCCGTTCGATCGCGTCCGCCAGGCGGGCGGGCGATCGGGGAGGAACCAGGAGTCCCCTGGTGCGGCCGTCGACGAGCTCGGGCGTGCCGCCCACCGCCGTCGCCACCACGGGCAGGCGCGAGGCCATCCCCTCGATCACCGAGTTGGAGAGGCCCTCGGCGTAGCTGGACGAGATCAGCATCCGGCAGCGGCCGAGGATCGCCGGCACGTCCGCGCGGTGGCCGAGCAGGTGCACGTGATCCGAGATCCCGAGCGCCGCGGCGCAGCGGACGATCGGCCCCCGCCTCTCGCCCTCCCCCACCAGCACCAGGTGCAGCGACGGGAAGCGCGGCGCCAACCTCGCGACGGCCTGCACCACGTCCTCCTGGCCCTTGATCGGGTGGAGGTTGGCGATCACCGCCGCCACCAGGGAGCCGGGAGGAACCGGGAGCGCCATGTCGAGCGGCGCTGCCGCGCGCGCGTCGAAGCGGCCCAGATCGATGCCGTTCCGGACGAGGACGATCCTCGACGGATCGATCCCCTCCTCGACGCGGAGCTGGCGGGCGATCGCCTCGGCGTTCACCTGGACCTTGTCGGCGAGGCGGCTCGCCCAGGCGAGGGCCAGGCGTCTCCGGGGACCGTGCCAATGGGCCAGGTCGAGGCGGCTCACGATCACCTTGGCGCCGGCGAGCCGGGCCGCCGGCACGGCCACGAGGTTCGTGTAGAAGTCCTGGGCGTGGACGAGCCGGACCTGCTGTGCGCGCATCCAGATCGCGAGCCGCGCCACGGTGCCGAAGGTCATCGGGTGGGCGAAGCTCCGCGGCAGGCGGAACTCGGCGGGCTCCAGCCCCAAGGCCCGAAGCTCCGGCAGATGGCGCCCCCGTGTATCGAGGGCGGCGACTAGCGGGCGAAACGAGCCCCTGTCCGTCATCCGGACGCGCTCGACGAACTGCCCCTCGGCCCCGCCGACCCCCAGGATGTTCACGAGATGGAGGACGGTGGACGGCATTCAGAGGATCCCCACGTTCGGCTGGAGCTCGATCGGCCTCTCCCGGGCCTCTCGCTCGAAGCGCGCGAGGCGCTCGCTCGCCGTCGCGATCCCGAGCACGAGGAAGAGGAAGAAGCTCAGGGTGAAGCCCGCGAACATCTGGCAGACGAGGTAGCCGGCGATCGACGCGAGGAGGCCGCGCGCCTCGAGCCGCACCGGCGATCGCTCCTCGGTCGCCCACCACGCGCCTCGGATACAGGCGGCGAGGAGCGCGAGGAAGGCGACGAGGGTCGGGATGCCGAGCTCGGCGGCGACCTCGAGGAAGAGGTTGTGCGCGACGTAGGGGTGCCTGCCGGCGTCGTCCGGCGCGTAGGTGGCCCAGGCGGTCGTGAAGGCGGCGGCGCCGATCCCCGTGAGCGGACGGCGGGAGAGGATGTTGCCCGCGGTACGCCAGGCGTCGATGCGTCCCTGGGCGGAGAGGTCCTGCTCGTAGGTGGCGATGGTCTCCGTTCGCGCCCAGAAGCGTGACGGCGCGAGGGAGAGGAGCGCGATCGCTACGCCCCCCGCGACGAGGATCGAGCGCGTGCGGCTCCCCCGTCCGGCGAGGATGAACGCCAGGAGGCCCACTGCGAGGCCGAGGATCGCGCCGCGGCTGTAGGTCACGACGATGGCCCAGAGCTGCAGGCCGAGCAGCCCGAGGACGGCCGCCCGCGCCACCGGGTTCCGCAGGCGGCTGCGGAGGGTGAGGAGGAGCATCGCCGAGATCACGAGCGCCATCGCGAGGCGGTTCGGATCGAAGAAGGTCCCCACCCAGCGCGCGCGGTAGCCTTCGAGGAGATCGACGCCGGCGAGGGAGTTCGACACCGCGTAATAGGCTGGAACACAACCAGCCAGGGCGATGGCCCACGCGACGTTCCGCACCCGGGTCGGCGTGTCGAGGAGGCTCGCGGCGGAGACGAAGACCAGCCCCATCTTCAGCGCCTCGCCGGCCGCCCACTGGCTCGAGGCCGGATCGACGCTCCAGAGCGGGGAGAGCGCCGCGGCGCCCGCGAAGGCCCCAAGGCCGAGGACGCGCCAGCCGCCTGCGGTCGGGGCCGCGCCACCGAGGATCCACCTGCCGGCAAGGCCCGCCGCCATCAGGCCCGCGGTGACGACCCCCACCCGGGCCGGGCCGATGATCGGGAAGAGGTATTGGGGCAGCGCCCAGATGGTGATCGCGAAGACCCCGACCCCCAGCGCGCCGAGCTTCGACGCGAAGGACGACGAGCCCCTCGCATACGGATTCGGCACCGCGCTGGCGATCATGTTCCCCCTCCTCGAGCAGGAGGCTCGCGCGCCCCCCTCCGGCGCGCGAGCGACCTGGCCGATGCCCGGCTCTCCGGAAACTGGCCATGCCGAAGGGCGGTGACCGGCGAGAGACCTTCGTCCCTCGAGGGACGCTCCTTGCGCCTCCCGTGCCGCCGTCTCGCGTGTCGGGAAGGGCCCTGTCGGCAAGTTCGGCGAGGAAGATCGTTGGGCCGCCTGGGCCTCGATCTTCCGCCCGATCCCTCCCTCGACGCCTGCCTCGACGCGCTGCGGGCGCCGGTGCCGGGGCCTGCCTGCTCGCCCGCCCCATGGGTGCTCGCCGGGGAAGAGGCCTCGCCCCGGTCGGGTTGGTAGGCCGCCCAACGCCTTCCGGCGACGACCCCGGGCAGGAGGCCATCGCCTTGTCTCGATTTTCCTATGCGGCCCTCGCGGCCATCGCGCTGGTTGGCTTCGGCGCCAGCTCTGCCGCCGCGGCTCCCGCCCAGGTGACCGCGACCCATACCCTCGTGAAGCTCAGGCCCGACGACGCCCCTCCCTCTGGCCGAACGGCCACGATGGGCGCCGCCGCCAACGAGATGCAGGGCTTCCAGGCCATCGTCTCCGGCGGGGACACCGGCGTCCGGGGCGTCCGCGCGGCCGTCTCCGACCTCCGCGGCCCCTCCACGATCCCGGCGTCGAAGGTCGTGCTCTACCGCGAGGACTACATGTACGTGAGCACGCCCTCGGACGACAACGGCATGCGCGGCTGGGTCCCCGACGCGCTCGTGCCCGACGTCGATCCCTTCGTCGGCGAGAAGCGGAACGCCTTCCCCTTCGACGTGCCGGCCGGCGAGCTCCGCGCGATCTGGGTGGACGTCCACGTGCCCTCCGGGACCCGCCCGGGCAGTTACCGCGGCTCCCTCGAGGTCACGGGAGACGGCGGCTTCTCCGCCTCCCTGCCGATCGAGCTCGAGGTCTTCGACTTCGAGCTGCCGTCCACTCCCAGCTACGCCACGGCCTTCGGGCTCGCCTGGAACGGGACGTGCGAGGGGCACTTCGGCGAAGCGTGGTGCGGAGGCGACGACGCGGCCTTCGACCGGCTCCGGCAGCTCTACGGGAAGGCGGGCCTGGACAACCGCCTCACCCTCTCGGCCGTGGTCGGCGCGCCCGTCCCGGGAAGCGGCGGGGACCTCGACTTCTCCCGCTACGATCAGGTGTACGGGCCGCTCCTCGACGGCACCGCCGATACCCGGCTGAAGGGCGCGGCCCTCAGCGCCGTGCAGGTGTGGCAGCGCGATCCCCAGGCGGAGGACTACGCGGCCTGGGCGCGCCACTTCAAGTCGAAGGGCTGGTTCGGCAAGCTCTTCGACTACACCTGCGACGAGCCGCCTCTCACCTGCGCCTGGAGCGACATCAAGCCGCGGCAGGATCGGGTGCATCGCGGCGATCCGGGCATGCTCTCGCTCGTCACCACCACCGTCGCCCACCTGAAGGAGAACGGTCTCTACCAGTCGACGAACATCATCGTACCGGTGGTGAACTTCGTCGAAGGCAAGAGCGGCGAGTACGCCGGCGACCAGTCCGCCGACTACCGGCAGGCCCAGCGCGACGGAAAGACCACGTGGATCTACTCGTCCTGCATGAGCCACGGCTGCGGAAACACCGTCACCGGCGAGTACGGCGGCGATCCGGATCTCCAGGGCTGGCCGAGCCTGGTGATCGACCACACCGCGCTCCGGAACCGGGCGATGCCGTGGGTCGCGTACAACTACGGCTTCACCGGCGAGCTCTACTGGGATTCGGTCTACGCCTTCGCGAGCAAGAGCGATCCCTGGCGCGATCAATACGAGTTCACCGGCCACGGAGACGGCACCCTCTTCTACCCGGGCCGCCCCGATCGGATCGGTGGGAGCACCCACATCCCCGTCGAGTCGATCCGCCTCAAGGAGGTCCGCGACGGGATCCAGGACTACGAGTACCTGTCGATCCTCGACGCCTTCGACCGGGCCGACGCGCAGAAGGTGGCGAAGAAGCTCTTCGCCCACGCGTGGAGCGCGGGCGACATCACGCCGGAGCAGCTCCTCCAGACCCGCCGCGAGGTCGCCCAGAAGATCTCGGCAAACCTCAAGAAGTCCGGGGGGAAGATCCCGTCGTCG
The Vulgatibacter incomptus DNA segment above includes these coding regions:
- a CDS encoding O-antigen ligase family protein, which produces MIASAVPNPYARGSSSFASKLGALGVGVFAITIWALPQYLFPIIGPARVGVVTAGLMAAGLAGRWILGGAAPTAGGWRVLGLGAFAGAAALSPLWSVDPASSQWAAGEALKMGLVFVSAASLLDTPTRVRNVAWAIALAGCVPAYYAVSNSLAGVDLLEGYRARWVGTFFDPNRLAMALVISAMLLLTLRSRLRNPVARAAVLGLLGLQLWAIVVTYSRGAILGLAVGLLAFILAGRGSRTRSILVAGGVAIALLSLAPSRFWARTETIATYEQDLSAQGRIDAWRTAGNILSRRPLTGIGAAAFTTAWATYAPDDAGRHPYVAHNLFLEVAAELGIPTLVAFLALLAACIRGAWWATEERSPVRLEARGLLASIAGYLVCQMFAGFTLSFFLFLVLGIATASERLARFEREARERPIELQPNVGIL
- a CDS encoding DUF4091 domain-containing protein, whose translation is MSRFSYAALAAIALVGFGASSAAAAPAQVTATHTLVKLRPDDAPPSGRTATMGAAANEMQGFQAIVSGGDTGVRGVRAAVSDLRGPSTIPASKVVLYREDYMYVSTPSDDNGMRGWVPDALVPDVDPFVGEKRNAFPFDVPAGELRAIWVDVHVPSGTRPGSYRGSLEVTGDGGFSASLPIELEVFDFELPSTPSYATAFGLAWNGTCEGHFGEAWCGGDDAAFDRLRQLYGKAGLDNRLTLSAVVGAPVPGSGGDLDFSRYDQVYGPLLDGTADTRLKGAALSAVQVWQRDPQAEDYAAWARHFKSKGWFGKLFDYTCDEPPLTCAWSDIKPRQDRVHRGDPGMLSLVTTTVAHLKENGLYQSTNIIVPVVNFVEGKSGEYAGDQSADYRQAQRDGKTTWIYSSCMSHGCGNTVTGEYGGDPDLQGWPSLVIDHTALRNRAMPWVAYNYGFTGELYWDSVYAFASKSDPWRDQYEFTGHGDGTLFYPGRPDRIGGSTHIPVESIRLKEVRDGIQDYEYLSILDAFDRADAQKVAKKLFAHAWSAGDITPEQLLQTRREVAQKISANLKKSGGKIPSSPLRPEGGGFGTAADAASGCSVSGSALGVGALLVAGSWLASRRRKPRLR
- a CDS encoding glycosyltransferase, yielding MPSTVLHLVNILGVGGAEGQFVERVRMTDRGSFRPLVAALDTRGRHLPELRALGLEPAEFRLPRSFAHPMTFGTVARLAIWMRAQQVRLVHAQDFYTNLVAVPAARLAGAKVIVSRLDLAHWHGPRRRLALAWASRLADKVQVNAEAIARQLRVEEGIDPSRIVLVRNGIDLGRFDARAAAPLDMALPVPPGSLVAAVIANLHPIKGQEDVVQAVARLAPRFPSLHLVLVGEGERRGPIVRCAAALGISDHVHLLGHRADVPAILGRCRMLISSSYAEGLSNSVIEGMASRLPVVATAVGGTPELVDGRTRGLLVPPRSPARLADAIERLLEEPDEARAFGTRARAFVEEHLEIGHMAQRFNRLYEAVLG